Genomic window (Daucus carota subsp. sativus chromosome 5, DH1 v3.0, whole genome shotgun sequence):
GGTTGAATTTGAGATGCTCGACTATATGTTATCCAACGGATAAATTTGCAGCTTTGACCCTATTACTCTATGCCTAtgtaaaattacatatattaccCCTCCGCCCCCTTCCTGCTTCCCCGCGCACCCCAGCGAATCCTACAGCTGAAAAACGTTGATATGCGCCCACTCCCGCATCCCTGCACTTGGGATACGAGGTTCCTCATCCAAGTGACGAATCCCTGCTACACCGGTCTATGCTATTCCTGACATCTTTCCACGAGACATTTACATCCCAACTACAATACAGATTATTtggtatttaattatttttgtgatATTCTGCATCTATTACATTTGAGGATGTCTTAATTTGTCCATATTTTtctttacatataattatataattaaaaagtttttGTGCAGGATCATAGGTAATTTATTTCTTTacctataattatataattgaaaagttTTTGTGTAGAATTATAGGTAATTTATGCAATATGGTTGTATATATGTTACTTTTTgcaattacatatataattacttCTGTTCTGGTTTTTGATTTATTACATATAACTGTCAGGCGGAACCTTGGTGGAAGAAATTTGTGGGAATCAAGGGATGATAGAAAATGGGGACATGACAAGTTCTTCGAGGAGATAACTACTCAAGAAAGGCGCCGTGAAGAGGTGGATGGTGTTAGTGTCTTCATTCTCAATTTATGTTTAgaagatatttttttatgatgttCTGATATGTTCTTTGTATTTTTACAGGGGAGGAAGGCATCTAGAGGACGTAATCGGAGCCGAGGCaaagttcaaggagaagaacGTAGTTATGCACGAGATAACAGGCCTAAAATGTTTAACAATGATAATCAGAACAATGTGCCCAACAATCAGAACAGTCGGCTGCAGAACAGTGCTCCCAAGAACCCGGACACTGCACCCAAGAACCAGAACAATGCACCTAAGGGTGTAAGAGGGAGAGGCCCTAGAAGATATCAATCTTATTGGAATGAGGTTccaatacaaaaaaaaatgtgagTAGAAATTTTTATTAAGATGTGATTTACTGTGCGCTGAGATATTATTGTAAATTAATTGTGCTTTGTCATCTTAATAGACATGCAAAGTCGGCAGATAAAGGTCACCATGCTACAACTACAAAAGTATCAGAACGCCCGTCAACTGGAGAATCTGACCAAAACTCAGCTAAAAGACACGTGTCCTCCAGCCTGAATTCTGCCTCTCCCCCATTTTATCCCTCAGCTTCTTCGAAGAAAGAAATCAGTTTGACTCAGAAAAGGGATGGTCCAGCTGCACCACTCCACCGGAACCTGCAGTCATCTGTTTCTGATGAGAGTTTTTCCATGTCTTCATCCAGCACGATGCGTGATAAGAACTTAGCTGATGTTGGCATGAACAAGCTTTATATTGACGATCATGCCCCTGCACAGACTGGGAAGCCATTGAATAGCTCACAATTGCAAGTGTCAGTGTCCCCGTGGACTAATTCTTCACAATATCCTCATTCACGAGTTCAGGGCAGAGTACAAACTCCCATGGAGAAGATGGCATATCAATCAACTCCTCATAATCACATCGAAAGAGTCCCTTACCCAACTCAACATCGCAATGGCCAGCAAGTTCCTGCTCAAACACATCAGGGTTCCTTTCAAGCTTCTGGGCGTCAGTTGGGGCAGCGGACTCAAGCTTACTTATCACCAGATTCAGCTCTCACAACTAATTCTTTTGAATTTAAAGAAACCAGGTCTTCTCAGGAATCAAGTAAATCAAATACCGCGTTGATTGGCAAAGGAAAGAGTGTTGAAGTTAATGGAAGGGGGTCTTTCTCCTACGGTGGGGCTCAGGTTATTGGAGCTTCTGGAGGCTTGCCTAGCAGCCATGGTGATGTTAACTTTCCTGGCATGCCAACTTTCTTGCCAGGTAGTACTGCTTCTGATACCAAGTTTTTGATAATTTGTTAGTGGAACAGAGTCGGTAATAGTATTTCTCTTGGTCAACATAtggttataaatttaaattagttaTCAGTTGACATCTGTGGGCCCTTCTAAATTATATT
Coding sequences:
- the LOC108223321 gene encoding protein MLN51 homolog isoform X1; the encoded protein is MASVVEDELEYESDPEESKMSLIARRREASDDEDERDERDGRDEERDEERVVESESEGAVEEYYEESEGSGEFDEEEVERDDEVEVEIGESEVKVAGGVEEGEPEFSGDKRPVEGEEVVGEEKKKENEPFAVPTAGAFYMHDDRFRDGSGRGGGRHRRNLGGRNLWESRDDRKWGHDKFFEEITTQERRREEVDGGRKASRGRNRSRGKVQGEERSYARDNRPKMFNNDNQNNVPNNQNSRLQNSAPKNPDTAPKNQNNAPKGVRGRGPRRYQSYWNEVPIQKKIHAKSADKGHHATTTKVSERPSTGESDQNSAKRHVSSSLNSASPPFYPSASSKKEISLTQKRDGPAAPLHRNLQSSVSDESFSMSSSSTMRDKNLADVGMNKLYIDDHAPAQTGKPLNSSQLQVSVSPWTNSSQYPHSRVQGRVQTPMEKMAYQSTPHNHIERVPYPTQHRNGQQVPAQTHQGSFQASGRQLGQRTQAYLSPDSALTTNSFEFKETRSSQESSKSNTALIGKGKSVEVNGRGSFSYGGAQVIGASGGLPSSHGDVNFPGMPTFLPVMQFGGQHPGGMGVPAVGMAFPGYVNNPGSGNSEMTWLPVLAGPAGALGASYNSPYLSVDGTYQSRPSGQVSSVNGASSKENNMNKPSNGLMSSQKQELATDEFGQRQNKPRRYTEMKFDQ
- the LOC108223321 gene encoding protein MLN51 homolog isoform X2, coding for MASVVEDELEYESDPEESKMSLIARRREASDDEDERDERDGRDEERDEERVVESESEGAVEEYYEESEGSGEFDEEEVERDDEVEVEIGESEVKVAGGVEEGEPEFSGDKRPVEGEEVVGEEKKKENEPFAVPTAGAFYMHDDRFRDGSGRGGGRHRRNLGGRNLWESRDDRKWGHDKFFEEITTQERRREEGRKASRGRNRSRGKVQGEERSYARDNRPKMFNNDNQNNVPNNQNSRLQNSAPKNPDTAPKNQNNAPKGVRGRGPRRYQSYWNEVPIQKKIHAKSADKGHHATTTKVSERPSTGESDQNSAKRHVSSSLNSASPPFYPSASSKKEISLTQKRDGPAAPLHRNLQSSVSDESFSMSSSSTMRDKNLADVGMNKLYIDDHAPAQTGKPLNSSQLQVSVSPWTNSSQYPHSRVQGRVQTPMEKMAYQSTPHNHIERVPYPTQHRNGQQVPAQTHQGSFQASGRQLGQRTQAYLSPDSALTTNSFEFKETRSSQESSKSNTALIGKGKSVEVNGRGSFSYGGAQVIGASGGLPSSHGDVNFPGMPTFLPVMQFGGQHPGGMGVPAVGMAFPGYVNNPGSGNSEMTWLPVLAGPAGALGASYNSPYLSVDGTYQSRPSGQVSSVNGASSKENNMNKPSNGLMSSQKQELATDEFGQRQNKPRRYTEMKFDQ